The sequence below is a genomic window from Granulicatella elegans.
TGCTTGTATGTGTCCGGATCTATAAAATTATCCATAACCTTTTTCAAATCTTCTTTTGTAGCCATTTGCGACTTTATTTCAGCTATATCCTTTGTGTTTTGATTTGTCTGTACTGCTATTTGTACCAATTCTTTTGAGCTAATAAAATCTTGATTTTCGATTATAAAGTCTTTCATCTGCTTAAATGTTCTAATTAAGGCTCTACTTTGCCTAATCGCAAGTTCACCTCTTAATACCGTCATAAGCATATAAATACCTTGTTCTGTAAAGGCATTTGGTAAGTATCTTGAACCGCCCCAACTTGAGGTGAAATTTTTGCACCTCAAGTTTTCAAATTCATTCTCGGTCAGTTGAAACATAAAATCTTCGCCTTCAAACTTCTCAATATTGTTTTTCACCTGTCTATTAAAGTTTTTTGTTTCATAACCATATATTTCAGCTAAATCTGCATCAAGCATTACTCTTTGCCCACGAATAAGATATATTTTTTCTTGTATAGTTTTATCATCTACAATAACTATCTCTTTATTCTCTTCTGCCATGAAATGCACCTCCAACATTATCTAAATTCTTTTATATTTTTCTACTCCGCCTTCAGCTTTTCCGATGTGTTCCACATTTTTTACAAGTCTCTTATTTACATTTTCATAAAACCATCTGCCAATCAATGCCGGCGGTGTTGCGATTAACTCTCTCAAAACAAATTCTTTGCCCTTCGGTAAAGAGCTAATTTTGTTTAATAAGGTAGTATATAGGTCAGCATAGCTTGTATTTTCTTGTAAACTGCTACACTTACAATATTCAGTAACGCTTGGGAAACCTCCCTCTATTGCTTTTTTAGTTAAAATTTCAAGTTCTTCATCGGTTACAGTAAATTGAATTCGCATTTATATATCCTCTCCTTATAACTGAGTTTATTACCATATCACTATCATTTTATCATAAATACGATATTTTTTTCATACTGCAATTTTAAGCCCTATTTTACACTTAGCTATAGTCTGATACCTATTTTATCATTAACGCT
It includes:
- a CDS encoding ORF6N domain-containing protein; this encodes MAEENKEIVIVDDKTIQEKIYLIRGQRVMLDADLAEIYGYETKNFNRQVKNNIEKFEGEDFMFQLTENEFENLRCKNFTSSWGGSRYLPNAFTEQGIYMLMTVLRGELAIRQSRALIRTFKQMKDFIIENQDFISSKELVQIAVQTNQNTKDIAEIKSQMATKEDLKKVMDNFIDPDTYKHFLLMNGDKIEADVAYTKIYKSAKKSIYVIDNYIGLKTLELLRAAKDNVEIIVFSDNVKNKDMLTKNILNDFRKDYPNINLKMKIAGKKYHDRYIAIDYGTDSEAFYLCGASSKDAGNKISSITKIEESSKDMYHTMFGGMLNNKDLKI